A genomic stretch from Malus domestica chromosome 15, GDT2T_hap1 includes:
- the LOC114819165 gene encoding ABSCISIC ACID-INSENSITIVE 5-like protein 5, translating into MGTNMNFKGFGNEPPLARQSSIYSLTFEELQNTIGGPGKDFGSMNMDELLKSIWTAEETQIMAPAGGAAGGQEGLGHGGGGSLQRQGSLTLPRTLSQKTVDEVWKNLSKEGTGAGGFNMPQRQQTLGEMTLEEFLVRAGVVREDAQMAPKPNGASFYGDLSRFGNSGSLGFEFQQLNRGIGVMGNRVPENNNNLVPNQGSNLPLNANGVRSNQHQQQQQMPQQQQQHQIFPKQQPVTFNTSQLPIGPNTQLGSPGMRGGMMGIGDQGMNGTLAPSSGMGMVGLGAAGAIRVATPSPANQLSSDGVGKSNGTDTSSVSPVPYVFNGGFRGRKGGGPVEKVVERRQRRMIKNRESAARSRARKQAYTMELEAEVAKLKEENQELQNKQAQMAEVQKNQDMEILNLQRGKKRCLRRTMTGPW; encoded by the exons ATGGGGACCAATATGAACTTCAAGGGATTTGGGAACGAGCCGCCGTTAGCGAGGCAGTCGTCGATCTATTCGCTGACGTTTGAGGAGTTGCAGAACACCATTGGAGGCCCAgggaaggattttgggtctatGAACATGGATGAGCTTCTGAAGAGCATATGGACTGCTGAAGAGACTCAGATTATGGCGCCGGCTGGCGGAGCCGCTGGTGGCCAAGAGGGGCTTGGCCACGGCGGTGGTGGGTCACTGCAGAGGCAGGGCTCTCTGACCCTGCCCCGGACCCTAAGCCAGAAAACTGTGGATGAAGTGTGGAAGAACCTTTCAAAAGAAGGAACGGGTGCCGGCGGGTTTAATATGCCTCAGAGGCAGCAGACTTTGGGGGAGATGACTTTGGAGGAGTTTTTGGTAAGAGCTGGGGTTGTGAGAGAAGATGCACAAATGGCTCCAAAGCCTAATGGTGCTAGTTTTTATGGTGATTTGTCTCGTTTTGGTAATTCTGGTAGTTTGGGATTCGAGTTTCAGCAACTGAATCGCGGGATTGGCGTGATGGGGAATCGAGTTCCCGAGAACAATAATAATCTGGTTCCGAATCAGGGTTCAAATTTGCCATTGAATGCTAATGGGGTTAGATCAAATCAGCATCAGCAACAGCAACAGATGccacagcagcagcagcagcaccaaATATTTCCCAAGCAGCAGCCTGTGACTTTCAACACTTCTCAGTTGCCTATTGGGCCAAATACTCAGTTGGGTAGTCCTGGAATGAGGGGTGGGATGATGGGAATCGGTGATCAGGGTATGAATGGCACTTTGGCTCCGAGTTCAGGGATGGGAATGGTTGGATTAGGAGCTGCAGGAGCTATTCGTGTGGCGACGCCTTCACCTGCGAACCAGTTGTCATCTGATGGGGTTGGGAAGAGTAATGGTACTGATACGTCATCCGTGTCACCCGTGCCTTATGTGTTTAATGGCGGTTTTAGGGGTAGGAAAGGCGGCGGGCCTGTGGagaaggttgttgagagaaggCAGAGGAGAATGATTAAGAACAGAGAATCAGCTGCCAGGTCCAGAGCTCGCAAGCAG GCTTACACAATGGAATTGGAAGCAGAAGTTGCAAAACTGAAGGAGGAGAACCAAGAGCTGCAGAACAAACAGGCTCAAATGGCGGAAGTGCAGAAGAATCAG GACATGGAGATTTTAAACCTTCAACGCGGGAAGAAGCGATGCTTGAGAAGAACGATGACGGGTCCGTGGTGA
- the LOC139192528 gene encoding uncharacterized protein, whose amino-acid sequence MVTSVQLAFTQFPISSLTPSVRNTVTVKLDYSNYVTWNFQMDLLLEGNGIVGFVNGYVPCPDKFEHSDSEKKQLITITLSRMCTNIVQLKIDLQNIKKDPESVDPYLQKIKESRDQLVVAGVTISDEDIVIVALRGLPSEYYTIKAVICGRENLVSLKELRSQLKAEETTLDETTKQISLMSTMFTQASGSSFDHGGSS is encoded by the exons ATGGTGACTTCTGTTCAATTAGCTTTTACACAGTTTCCTATTTCGTCATTAACTCCGAGTGTTAGGAATACTGTCACGGTGAAACTTGATTACTCCAACTATGTAACATGGAATTTTCAAATGGATTTGTTATTGGAAGGAAATGGAATTGTTGGTTTTGTTAATGGTTATGTTCCATGTCCTGATAAGTTTGAGCACTCTGATTCTGAGAAGAAACAGTTGATAACAATCACCCTATCTCGGATGTGTACAAA TATTGTTCAACTCAAGATTGATCTACAGAACATTAAGAAAGACCCTGAATCTGTTGATCCATATCTTCAGAAGATTAAGGAGTCCAGAGATCAATTAGTTGTTGCTGGTGTAACAATTTCTGATGAGGATATTGTAATTGTTGCTTTGCGAGGCTTACCAAGTGAGTATTATACAATTAAAGCAGTCATATGTGGAAGGGAGAATCTTGTTTCACTCAAAGAATTGCGATCTCAATTAAAGGCAGAAGAAACTACTCTGGATGAAACTACTAAACAAATTTCTTTAATGTCTACCATGTTCACTCAAGCTTCTGGATCTAGTTTTGATCATGGTGGTTCCTCATGA
- the LOC103421133 gene encoding THO complex subunit 5B — protein MEDDEIEEGMLVEEDAAPPPPKKPGKSPYEMLQESKSSVEDIVTKMLTIKKEAKPKSELRELVTQMFLNFVTLRQANRSILLEEDRVKAGTESAKAPVDLTTLQLHNLMYEKSHYVKAIKACKDFKSKYPDIELVPEEEFFRDAPADIKEPTLSNDAGHDIMLKRLNFELHQRKELCKHHEKLEIHKKGLLEMIANRKKFLSSLPSHLKSLKKASLPVQNQLGLQHTKKLKQHHAAELLPPPLYVVYSQFMAQKEAFDEQIELDIVGSVKDAQAFAHKQANKEPGVSTSVETSRDDDALDEEDDGQRRRKRPKRAPVKQNLEQSGLYQVHPLKIILHIYDDEVSDPKSAKLITLKFEFLLKLNVVCVGIEGSNDAAENSTLCNLFPDDTGLELPHQSAKLVMGDTLAFDEKRTSRPYKWAQHLAGIDFLPEVAPLLAAPETPSCDTAKSDAVISGLSLYRHQNRIQTVVRRIRSRRKAQMALVEQIESLMKLKWPSVSCESVPWALHTPLCKLHGFSPVGPPPNVASSLSVLDKEQGQEPMDVDLVGRSGSSKEELESIREDGELPSLVPAASIANDSKLAHHKGAILDHPRRPSLVPKRPPISKAKSLSYKKLDEDLDLLLDTESDQDEPAHVLEEENLAYVECFGVAGTSWVDFGVREYCLVLTRRVDKDKRNVKLEAKIKISMEYPLRPPYFALSLSTISGENHKESDDSECFNELRAMEAEVNLHMVKMLPQTQSEENNILAHQVCCLSMLFDYYMDEASPSSEKRRSTSVVDVGLCKPISGQIVARSFRGRDRRKMISWKDMECTSGYPY, from the exons ATGGAAGACGATGAGATAGAGGAGGGGATGCTGGTGGAGGAAGACGCCGCTCCGCCGCCGCCGAAGAAGCCGGGAAAATCCCCGTACGAAATGCTTCAGGAGAGCAAGTCCTCAGTTGAGGACATAGTGACGAAGATGCTCACCATCAAAAAAGAAGCCAAACCTAAATCGGAGCTCCGCGAGCTCGTCACTCAGATGTTCCTCAACTTCGTCACCCTCCGCCAG GCGAATCGTTCGATCTTGCTCGAGGAGGACCGCGTGAAGGCGGGGACGGAGAGTGCGAAGGCTCCGGTGGACTTGACGACGCTGCAGCTCCACAATCTGATGTACGAGAAGAGCCACTACGTGAAGGCCATTAAAGCTTGCAAGGACTTCAAGTCTAAGTACCCGGACATCGAGCTGGTCCCGGAAGAAGAGTTCTTTCGCGACGCCCCGGCCGATATCAAGGAGCCGACGCTGTCGAATGATGCAGGGCATGACATTATGCTCAAGAGGCTCAATTTTGAGCTCCACCAGCGCAAGGAGCTCTGCAAGCATCATGAGAAGCTTGAGATTCATAAGAAGGGTCTGTTGGAGATGATTGCCAATCGGAAGAAGTTCTTGTCCAGTCTTCCTTCGCACTTAAAGTCGCTAAAGAAGGCTTCTTTGCCGGTGCAGAACCAATTGGGGCTTCAGCATACCAAGAAGCTCAAGCAGCATCACGCTGCAGAGTTGCTTCCACCGCCTCTGTATGTAGTTTACTCGCAGTTCATGGCGCAGAAGGAGGCATTTGATGAACAGATTGAGTTGGATATAGTGGGGAGTGTGAAGGACGCTCAAGCTTTTGCCCATAAGCAAGCAAATAAGGAGCCTG GAGTGTCTACCAGTGTAGAGACTAGTAGGGATGATGATGCACTGGATGAGGAAGATGATGGGCAGAGAAGGAGAAAGCGGCCAAAGAGGGCTCCGGTCAAGCAAAACCTTGAACAGTCAGGACTGTATCAAGTTCATCCGCTGAAAATCATCCTTCATATTTATGATGATGAGGTTTCTGATCCCAAGTCGGCAAAACTTATCACCCTCAAGTTTGAGTTTTTGTTGAAGTTGAATGTTGTATGTGTTGGAATTGAAGGATCCAATGATGCAGCGGAAAATAGCACCTTATGCAACCTATTCCCAGATGACACTGGCCTTGAGCTTCCCCATCAG TCAGCCAAGCTCGTTATGGGTGATACTCTTGCATTTGATGAAAAGAGAACTTCCCGTCCATATAAGTGGGCCCAGCATTTGGCGGGAATTGATTTCTTGCCTGAGGTGGCACCTTTGCTTGCTGCCCCTGAAACTCCAAGTTGTGATACTGCTAAAAGTGATGCTGTTATATCTGGTCTGTCACTTTACCGCCACCAGAACCGAATACAGACAGTTGTGCGAAGAATTCGCTCTCGGAGAAAAGCTCAGATGGCTCTTGT GGAACAGATCGAATCACTTATGAAGCTTAAATGGCCGTCTGTGTCTTGTGAAAGTGTTCCATGGGCTTTGCATACCCCTTTGTGCaaattgcatggtttttcaccTGTTGGGCCTCCACCTAATGTGGCATCATCTTTGTCTGTCCTAGATAAGGAGCAGGGTCAGGAGCCTATGGATGTTGATTTGGTTGGACGATCTGGTTCTTCAAAGGAAGAGCTGGAGAGTATCAGAGAAGATGGGGAACTTCCATCTTTAGTTCCAGCTGCATCCATTGCCAATGATAGTAAACTTGCTCACCATAAAGGAGCTATTCTTGACCACCCCAGACGGCCGTCCTTAGTTCCAAAAAGACCTCCAATCAGCAAGGCCAAATCGCTAAGTTATAAGAAACTTGATGAAGATTTAGATCTTCTTCTGGATACAGAGAGTGATCAGGACGAACCTGCACATGTGCTAGAGGAAGAAAATTTAGCGTATGTTGAATGCTTTGGGGTGGCTGGAACGTCATGGGTGGATTTTGGGGTCAgagaatattgtcttgttttaaCCAGGAGAGTTGACAAGGATAAGAGGAATGTGAAGTTAGAAGCCAAG ATTAAGATCAGCATGGAGTATCCATTAAGGCCTCCCTATTTTGCACTCAGTCTTAGCACTATATCTGGAGAAAACCATAAAGAGAGCGATGACTCTGAGTGCTTCAATGAACTTCGTGCAATGGAAGCAGAG GTCAATCTGCACATGGTGAAGATGTTACCTCAAACTCAAAGTGAAGAAAATAATATCTTAGCTCATCAGGTTTGTTGTCTGTCAATGTTATTCGACTATTACATGGACGAAGCATCCCCATCTTCTGAAAAGAGACGGAGCACTTCTGTTGTTGATGTTGGTTTGTGCAAGCCCATCAGCGGTCAGATTGTTGCCAGATCATTTAGAGGAAGGGATCGCAGGAAGATGATATCCTGGAAGGACATGGAATGCACTTCAGGCTATCCTTACTAG